In Cicer arietinum cultivar CDC Frontier isolate Library 1 chromosome 1, Cicar.CDCFrontier_v2.0, whole genome shotgun sequence, one DNA window encodes the following:
- the LOC101488566 gene encoding uncharacterized protein, whose protein sequence is MLTEEAEHWWDNVCQRLDNAEIAITCAVYKNMFLVKYFPEDIRNRKEMEFIKLEQGNMSVVEYVAKFEELSRYYPLYVGELEKEIIVVMEKEMETVIFMGVVEEAPMGEELITGIVTTRVKSQATTMVIMAIQLLLSDVTSVGHISTTCPYPRKTPQPGNQSSQASRPKSNGRVFALSGVGASEKDNLIQGTCLISDTSLFVLFDCGATHSFVSFDCVRRLGLPVSRLQYDLIMNTPTSNFVDTCSVCLDISIYVCGRDFRVDLMCLPLRLVDVILDMDWLSANRVCIDFFSKTIEFMEPEEMENPRNISANQVKALLK, encoded by the exons ATGTTGACAGAAGAAGCTGAACATTGGTGGGATAATGTGTGTCAACGTTTAGATAATGCAGAGATTGCAATTACTTGTGCTGTATACAAAAACATGTTCCTAGTCAAGTATTTCCCTGAAGACATCCGTAATAGGAAGGAAATGGAATTTATCAAATTGGAACAAGGGAATATGTCAGTAGTAGAATATGTCGCTAAGTTTGAGGAGTTATCCAGGTACTATCCACTCTATGTTGGAGAG ctGGAAAAGGAAATAATAGTGGTAATGGAAAAGGAAATGGAAACGGTTATATTTATGGGGGTGGTAGAGGAAGCGCCAATGGGCGAGGAGTTAATAACGGGAATAGTAACTACACGAGTCAAGTCTCAAGCAACAACAATGGTAATAATGGCGATCCAACTACTCTTATCTGATGTCACAAGTGTG GGCCACATCAGCACTACATGCCCCTACCCAAGGAAGACTCCACAACCTGGAAACCAGAGTTCCCAAGCCAGCCGACCTAAATCCAATGGAAGAGTCTTTGCCCTCAGTGGTGTAGGAGCGTCTGAGAAAGACAACTTGATCCAAGGTACATGTCTCATAAGTGATACTTCTTTATTTGTGCTATTTGATTGTGGTGCCACCCATTCCTTTGTATCTTTTGATTGTGTTAGACGTTTGGGACTACCTGTGTCTCGTTTGCAGTATGATTTGATTATGAATACCCCAACTAGTAATTTTGTTGACACCTGTAGTGTTTGTCTCGACATTTCTATCTATGTGTGTGGAAGGGACTTCCGAGTTGACTTAATGTGTTTACCTTTGCGTCTAGTTGATGTGATTCTCGATATGGATTGGCTATCTGCCAACCGTGTCTGCATAGATTTTTTTAGCAAAACCATTGAATTCATGGAGCCAGAAGAAATGGAGAATCCTAGAAACATATCCGCCAACCAAGTGAAGGCACTCTTGAAATAA